A section of the Candidatus Alcyoniella australis genome encodes:
- a CDS encoding M50 family metallopeptidase has translation MLSLIVTVVLLLWLPGVAAAFVRECLACAAQPHALQWVAVGLAAYLPLHLLAVRRWHGLLTFEHELTHALFGLLFLRRIRSFVATSRAGGQVVHEGGFGGKVGDVAISMAPYVFPTFSVALVLLRPLFTADARIFVDVAIGLTLGFHTLTTLGETWEAFRYRRFVGVDGRETVSDVARHGVLFSAVYIAFFALLYHGLLLAILAGGYGEAWEFLKAGALLGFEYAARLISWTWSVV, from the coding sequence ATGTTGTCGCTGATCGTCACTGTTGTCCTGTTGTTATGGCTGCCCGGGGTTGCCGCGGCCTTTGTGCGCGAGTGCCTGGCGTGTGCGGCCCAGCCCCATGCGTTGCAATGGGTGGCTGTCGGATTGGCGGCCTACTTGCCGTTGCACTTGCTGGCTGTGCGGCGTTGGCACGGGCTGCTGACCTTTGAGCACGAGCTGACCCACGCGCTGTTCGGCCTGTTGTTTCTGCGGCGCATCCGCAGCTTTGTCGCCACCTCGCGCGCCGGAGGCCAGGTGGTTCACGAGGGCGGATTCGGCGGCAAGGTCGGCGACGTGGCGATCAGCATGGCGCCCTACGTGTTCCCCACCTTCAGCGTGGCGTTGGTGCTGCTGCGGCCGCTGTTCACGGCCGACGCGCGGATCTTTGTGGACGTGGCCATCGGCCTGACCCTGGGCTTTCACACCCTGACCACTCTGGGCGAGACCTGGGAGGCGTTCCGTTATCGGCGCTTTGTGGGCGTGGACGGCCGCGAGACCGTAAGCGATGTGGCGCGTCACGGGGTGCTGTTCTCCGCGGTCTACATCGCGTTTTTTGCGCTGCTCTACCACGGGCTGCTGCTGGCGATTTTGGCGGGCGGCTATGGCGAAGCCTGGGAGTTTCTCAAGGCCGGAGCACTGCTCGGGTTCGAGTACGCGGCGCGGCTGATCAGCTGGACCTGGAGCGTGGTCTGA